In a single window of the Zea mays cultivar B73 chromosome 5, Zm-B73-REFERENCE-NAM-5.0, whole genome shotgun sequence genome:
- the LOC100274206 gene encoding uncharacterized isoform X1, which yields MEKSPGAAPTSSPEEEVAADGRGHVEDATGQKEQATPVVLKKGPWTAAEDAMLMDHVRHHGEGNWNAVQRVTGLLRCGKSCRLRWTNHLRPNLKKGSFSPDEELLIAQLHAQLGNKWARMAAHLPGRTDNEIKNYWNTRTKRRQRAGLPVHPPPEVQLQLALARRCRYDDFSPLPSPQELSGVQALVGAAASAGYASSRPAPLDLARQLTQTTNQQTETVQFLSPPPFSAPSSPWARPFARNAQYFQLAHSSSPVSPTTPDLSLGYGARSAGADQSRLPPLSPSPCPRVVELPSNQYAQPTPPASAAATALGGGGAALPDHQNAASLEKMLRELHDVIKVDPPALVPASGGAALEWHGGGEFVSGLQALQQHRVDDMDTLFGLLHPPLRRAPETVAAAAAGSTHSGSTSQHSSDDQKPTDVVGLGLDLDLQVAGSTVSSDQEDWGLDAVCQWSSVSRIC from the exons ATGGAGAAGAGCCCGGGCGCCGCGCCGACATCATCGCCCgaggaggaggtggcggcggatGGCCGCGGGCACGTTGAGGACGCGACGGGGCAGAAGGAGCAGGCGACGCCGGTGGTGCTCAAGAAGGGGCCGTGGACGGCAGCGGAGGATGCCATGCTCATGGACCACGTCCGGCACCACGGCGAGGGGAACTGGAACGCAGTGCAGAGGGTGACCGGCCTGCTGCGCTGCGGCAAGAGCTGCCGCCTGCGCTGGACCAACCACCTCCGCCCCAACCTCAAGAAGGGCTCCTTCTCCCCCGACGAGgagctcctcatcgcccagctccACGCGCAGCTCGGCAACAAGTGGGCGCGCATGGCCGCGCAT CTGCCGGGGAGGACGGACAACGAGATCAAGAACTACTGGAACACGAGGACCAAGCGCCGCCAGCGCGCCGGCCTGCCTGTGCACCCGCCGCCAGAGGTGCAGCTCCAGCTCGCCCTCGCCAGGCGCTGCCGCTACGACGACTTCTCGCCGCTGCCGTCCCCGCAGGAGCTGTCCGGTGTCCAGGCGCTGGTGGGCGCCGCCGCCTCGGCCGGGTACGCCAGCTCCCGCCCGGCGCCCCTCGACCTGGCTCGGCAGCTCACCCAGACGACGAACCAGCAGACGGAGACTGTGCAGTTCCTCTCGCCGCCACCCTTCTCGGCGCCGTCGTCCCCGTGGGCGAGGCCGTTCGCCCGGAACGCGCAGTACTTCCAGCTCGCGCACTCGTCGTCGCCCGTGTCCCCGACGACGCCGGACCTGTCCCTCGGCTACGGCGCGCGCAGCGCCGGCGCCGACCAGAGCAGGCTCCCGCCGCTCTCGCCGTCCCCTTGCCCCAGAGTGGTGGAGCTCCCTTCAAACCAATACGCCCAACCGACGCCGCCGGCCTCGGCCGCCGCCACCGCACTTGGAGGTGGTGGCGCAGCGCTGCCGGATCATCAGAACGCGGCGAGCCTCGAGAAGATGCTGCGCGAGCTGCATGACGTCATCAAGGTCGACCCGCCGGCGCTGGTCCCGGCCAGCGGCGGCGCTGCCCTGGAGTGGCATGGTGGCGGAG AATTTGTGAGCGGCCTGCAGGCCCTGCAGCAGCATCGGGTTGACGACATGGATACTCTGTTCGGCCTGCTGCACCCGCCGCTCCGCCGCGCGCCGGAGACGGTGGCGGCGGCAGCTGCAGGCTCCACCCACTCCGGCTCGACCTCGCAGCACAGCAGCGACGACCAGAAGCCCACCGACGTCGTCGGCCTCGGCCTGGACCTGGACCTCCAGGTCGCCGGCAGCACCGTCTCGTCGGACCAGGAGGACTGGGGCCTCGACGCCGTCTGTCAGTGGAGCAGCGTGTCCAGGATCTGCTGA
- the LOC100274206 gene encoding uncharacterized LOC100274206, protein MEKSPGAAPTSSPEEEVAADGRGHVEDATGQKEQATPVVLKKGPWTAAEDAMLMDHVRHHGEGNWNAVQRVTGLLRCGKSCRLRWTNHLRPNLKKGSFSPDEELLIAQLHAQLGNKWARMAAHLPGRTDNEIKNYWNTRTKRRQRAGLPVHPPPEVQLQLALARRCRYDDFSPLPSPQELSGVQALVGAAASAGYASSRPAPLDLARQLTQTTNQQTETVQFLSPPPFSAPSSPWARPFARNAQYFQLAHSSSPVSPTTPDLSLGYGARSAGADQSRLPPLSPSPCPRVVELPSNQYAQPTPPASAAATALGGGGAALPDHQNAASLEKMLRELHDVIKVDPPALVPASGGAALEWHGGGGE, encoded by the exons ATGGAGAAGAGCCCGGGCGCCGCGCCGACATCATCGCCCgaggaggaggtggcggcggatGGCCGCGGGCACGTTGAGGACGCGACGGGGCAGAAGGAGCAGGCGACGCCGGTGGTGCTCAAGAAGGGGCCGTGGACGGCAGCGGAGGATGCCATGCTCATGGACCACGTCCGGCACCACGGCGAGGGGAACTGGAACGCAGTGCAGAGGGTGACCGGCCTGCTGCGCTGCGGCAAGAGCTGCCGCCTGCGCTGGACCAACCACCTCCGCCCCAACCTCAAGAAGGGCTCCTTCTCCCCCGACGAGgagctcctcatcgcccagctccACGCGCAGCTCGGCAACAAGTGGGCGCGCATGGCCGCGCAT CTGCCGGGGAGGACGGACAACGAGATCAAGAACTACTGGAACACGAGGACCAAGCGCCGCCAGCGCGCCGGCCTGCCTGTGCACCCGCCGCCAGAGGTGCAGCTCCAGCTCGCCCTCGCCAGGCGCTGCCGCTACGACGACTTCTCGCCGCTGCCGTCCCCGCAGGAGCTGTCCGGTGTCCAGGCGCTGGTGGGCGCCGCCGCCTCGGCCGGGTACGCCAGCTCCCGCCCGGCGCCCCTCGACCTGGCTCGGCAGCTCACCCAGACGACGAACCAGCAGACGGAGACTGTGCAGTTCCTCTCGCCGCCACCCTTCTCGGCGCCGTCGTCCCCGTGGGCGAGGCCGTTCGCCCGGAACGCGCAGTACTTCCAGCTCGCGCACTCGTCGTCGCCCGTGTCCCCGACGACGCCGGACCTGTCCCTCGGCTACGGCGCGCGCAGCGCCGGCGCCGACCAGAGCAGGCTCCCGCCGCTCTCGCCGTCCCCTTGCCCCAGAGTGGTGGAGCTCCCTTCAAACCAATACGCCCAACCGACGCCGCCGGCCTCGGCCGCCGCCACCGCACTTGGAGGTGGTGGCGCAGCGCTGCCGGATCATCAGAACGCGGCGAGCCTCGAGAAGATGCTGCGCGAGCTGCATGACGTCATCAAGGTCGACCCGCCGGCGCTGGTCCCGGCCAGCGGCGGCGCTGCCCTGGAGTGGCATGGTGGCGGAGGTGAGTAG
- the LOC103626079 gene encoding uncharacterized protein isoform X2: MSLSWYILETNPHVQSYKKIKLGCGCCCVASSCWTEEREGRSSWRADFYSGGLLFSMGLLGYIFSRSTISLVLGITPVLATLLLGTFSLKFWRSGRSSFLLILAQAEVMLMCKHLHLEFCLARMNQVYFPILLHLR; the protein is encoded by the exons ATGTCTCTGTCTTGGTATATTCTGGAGACAAATCCCCACGTCCAGAGTTACAAGAAGATCAAGCTTGGCTGTGGCTGCTGCTGTGTTGCCTCCTCTTGTTGGACCgaagagagggaggggagaagcAGCTGGCGTGCAGACTTCTACTCAG GTGGTCTTTTATTCTCTATGGGGCTTCTAGGATACATCTTCTCCAGAAGCACCATAAGTCTTGTCTTGGGCATTACACCAGTGCTAGCCACTCTGCTACTTGGCACTTTCAGTCTGAAGTTCTGGAGGAGCGGCAGATCCAGCTTCCTGCTTATCTTGGCTCAGGCAG AGGTGATGCTGATGTGCAAGCATCTTCACCTTGAGTTCTGCCTTGCCAGAATGAATCAAGTTTATTTTCCCATCCTGCTCCATTTGAGGTAG
- the LOC103626079 gene encoding uncharacterized protein isoform X1 — MHKAARQHLIFYSHRFYFVNSLTHVSVLVYSGDKSPRPELQEDQAWLWLLLCCLLLLDRREGGEKQLACRLLLRWSFILYGASRIHLLQKHHKSCLGHYTSASHSATWHFQSEVLEERQIQLPAYLGSEVMLMCKHLHLEFCLARMNQVYFPILLHLR, encoded by the exons ATGCATAAAGCTGCGCGCCAGCACCTCATATTTTATTCTCATCGTTTCTACTTCGTTAATTCATTGACCCATGTCTCTGTCTTGGTATATTCTGGAGACAAATCCCCACGTCCAGAGTTACAAGAAGATCAAGCTTGGCTGTGGCTGCTGCTGTGTTGCCTCCTCTTGTTGGACCgaagagagggaggggagaagcAGCTGGCGTGCAGACTTCTACTCAG GTGGTCTTTTATTCTCTATGGGGCTTCTAGGATACATCTTCTCCAGAAGCACCATAAGTCTTGTCTTGGGCATTACACCAGTGCTAGCCACTCTGCTACTTGGCACTTTCAGTCTGAAGTTCTGGAGGAGCGGCAGATCCAGCTTCCTGCTTATCTTGGCTCAG AGGTGATGCTGATGTGCAAGCATCTTCACCTTGAGTTCTGCCTTGCCAGAATGAATCAAGTTTATTTTCCCATCCTGCTCCATTTGAGGTAG